The Eubacterium ventriosum genome includes the window TCTACAATACCGCCAACAAGAACAGCACCTACAATGGCATTATATCCGTAAGTTGGTCCGATATAACAAAAAATAGAAACAAAAGTAAAACTAATACCCATAACAATTGGAAGACCTGAACCGATTTTCCATAATGGGAATAACTGAATTAAAGTACCAATACCTGCAATAATCATTGCACTCTGGATAAGACGTGCAGTCTGTGCAGATGAAAGACCGCTGGCACCGCCAACAATAATAATAGGAGCAATATTGGCAACAAACATAGCCAAAATATGCTGCAAGCCAAAAGGAATGGCTTTTCCAACGGGAACTTTTCCGTTGAGTTTGTAAATGTTTTCAATTGATGAATTTGAGCTACTCATTAGTAAATGTCCTTTCATAATTTAAATATATTGTGTAATAGCAAAACAAAATTTTTCTTCCTTCTATTCCACAGAATTGTATAACGCAAACACGTTGATTTTCTTATTTTGCTCCGCCGTCTATGGCAAATCGAAAAGTGAAACTCGTCTACGGCTTGGACAGTCACTTTTCGACTTGCACTATGCTCGCAAAATTTCGAAAATCTGCCTATTGTTTGTTTTCATACAATTCTGTGGAATATAAGATGATATATAAATTTTGTTTTGCGATTAAAAAATATAAACTATAAGAAACGTGGTGTTTCTCATAGTTTATGATTTTTTACTGTTCACGGAATGTGATTGTTCCGTTTTCTGCATCCATGCTATCAACGATAGCAAGTGATTCCAAGTGATATCCAAGGTTACGGATTGTACGTCCGCCTGACTGAAATCCTTTTTCAATTGCAATGCCGATTCCTTCTACAGTACCGCCTGCATTTGATACGATGGAGATTAATCCCTGAAGAGCACAACCGTTAGCAAGAAAATCGTCTATAATAAGAACGTGGTCATCAGGACCTAAAAATTTCTTTGATACGATTACCTGGTTTTTGCATTTATGCGTAAATGATTCAACTTCAGCAACATACATTTCACCATCAATGTTTATACTTTTTGATTTCTTTGCAAAAACAACTGGTGCATCGAAGTATTTTGCAACGATGCAGGCAATGCCGATACCTGATGCTTCTATTGTAAGAATTTTGTTGATTGGGGCATTAGCGAAACGACGCTTAAATTCTTCGCCCATTTTTTCGAAAAGTGAAATGTCCATCTGGTGGTTTAAAAAGCTGTCTACTTTTAAAACATTTCCTTCTTTAACGATACCATCTTTTTGAATACGTTCTTCTAAAAAATTCATTTCTGTCTCCTTTGTAAAAATTAATTACCTTTTCAGACTCCGCTCACGCAGAAATTTCTAAAAGGAAACAATAGGCAGAGTTTTGAAATTTTGCGAGCATAGTGTAAAGCGATAAACCTACTGTTCGAGCCTTTAGGCGAGTTTAGGTTTTCGCTTTACAATAGGCGGCGGAGCAAAATAATAAACTCAACGTGTTTACTTTAGAAATTTCTGCGTGAGCGGAATGAAAAAGTGCTTTGTTTTTATTTGATTAATAATTTTTTATTGATTCAAATTCGTCTACGATTTCTTTTTCAGGTGCAGGTGTAAGTAAGCTTACTATTACGATGAAGATTGAAGCTACAATGAATGCAGGTAAAAGTTCATAGATTCCAAGTACGCCACCCATTGGACGAACTAAGAATTTCCATACGAATACCATGATTCCACCGGCTACCATTCCGCTGATTGCACCGTATTTGTTTGAGCGCTTCCAGAATAATGCAAAGAGCATTACAGGGCCGAATGTGGCACCGAAGCCTGCCCAGGCAAATGATACTATCTGGAATACTGAGCTGTTAGGATTACTAGCAAGAAACATAGCAATTATTGAAATGATAATTACTGAACCTCTGGCAACTACGATTTTTACTCCTGCTGAAAGGTTTAAATTTAACACGCCTTCAAGTAAGTTTTCTGAAACACTTGAAGATGCAGCAAGAAGCTGTGAATCTGAAGTTGACATTGTTGAGGCAAGTATACCTGCAAGGATAACACCTGCAATTATGGCAAAAATAATGCCGTGTGTACTTAATACGTGGGCTATCTGAACGATGATTGTTTCAGAATCCTTTAGGTTAGGAATAACTCCTTCTGCTGACATTGCATAACCGATTATACCAATTGAAACTGCAACAGACATTGAAATAACAACCCAAACACTGGCAACACGTCTTGAAAGTTTTAATTTCTTTGTGTCTTCAATAGCCATAAATCTTAAAAGAATATGTGGCATGCCGAAGTATCCAAGTCCCCAAGCAAGTGTTGAGGCAATTGAAAGAACACTGTAAGGCGTTGCTGTATTAGTTGCACCATCATGTGTTGAAGTTATTGAAAGGAATCCCTTAAGGTCGCCAACGTGAGCTACGACTCCGTCAAATCCACCAACGGAAATAATTCCATAACTTAAAACTATAACTAAGGCAATTGACATAATAATACTCTGAATAAAGTCAGAAGTACTTGCGGCAAGGAAACCACCAAGAGTAGTATATGCAACAATAACAATTGCACTAATAATCATTGCTGTTAAATAATCAACTCCAAATAAAGAATTAAAAAGTTTACCACATGCAGCAAATCCTGAGGCTGTATATGGCACAAAGAAAATAATAATAATTATAGCAGATACACACTTTAACATTTTAGGATCTCTATATCTGTTAGCAAAAAAGTCAGGTATAGTGATTGCACTGCAAACGTCACTGTAAGTTCTAAGTCTTTTGGCAACAATAAGCCAGTTAACGTATGTTCCAACAGCAAGTCCGGCAGCTGTCCAGAATGCATCACAAACACCTGTAACATAAGCAACACCCGGAAGTCCCATTAATAACCAGCTACTCATATCTGATGCTTCAGCACTCATAGCAGTAACAAGAGGACCAAGCTTTCGTCCACCAAGGTAAAAATCATTTGTGGTACTGTTTTTTTTGGCAAAATATACACCAATACCAACAACGCCAACCATATAAACAATGATGGCAATTAAAATTCCAATTTCTGATGTAGTCATTTTTTTTCCCTTCTTATTATATGTAATTTTTGAATTTCCTTCCTATTGTATAAAAAATATGTCAAATAGGCAAGTAAAAACGTATACATATTTATAACAAAAAAGTAAAAACTAAGAAAAAAGGAGGATTTTTATGGGACGAATGATTGGTAGTAGCAGTATTTCCTTTGATAAGCCACCGTTTATTATTGAAGGAGCTTCAATTGTAGGTCAAAAAGAAGGTGACGGACCTTTAGGAAAATTGTTTGATGTTGTGGAACAGGATCCTATGCTTGGACAGGAAACGTGGGAAGAGGCAGAAAGTTTGTTGCAAAAAGAGGCAATTCAGAAACTTCTATTTAAAGCAGGGATGAGCAAGGAAGAAATCAGGTATATTTTTGGTGGGGATTTACTTGGACAGTTAATTGCCACAACTTTTGGAATTTTGGAGTTCGAGGTTCCCTTTTTCGGATTGTACGGAGCCTGTTCAACAATGGGTGAAGCGTTAAGTCTTGGGGCTGTAATGGTTGAAGCAGGAAATGCAGACAATGTTATTGCAATGGCATCAAGTCATTTTGCCAGCGCAGAAAGACAGTTTAGATTTCCTTTGGCTTACGGAAATCAAAGACCTTATGCGGCAACCTGGACTGTAACCGGTTGTGGGGCAGTAATAATTAGCACAAAAAAAGGTTTTGCAAAAATAACAGGAATTACCACGGGAAAAATCGTTGATTTTGGAGTAAAGGATGCTCAAAATATGGGTGCCTGTATGGCACCGGCTGCGGCAGATGTTATTTATCAGCATTTTAAGGATTTTAACAGCACACCGGCAGATTATGACAAAATCATAACGGGTGACTTGGGATTAATAGGAAAAAGTATTTTATTTGAACTACTTAAGGAAAAAGGCTATGACATTTCGGCGGTTCATATGGATTGCGGCGTGGAAATGTTTGATGCCAGTGAACAGGACACTCACGCAGGTGGAAGTGGCTGTGGCTGTAGTGCCACAGTTCTTGCAGGCTATGTTTTTAAACAGCTAAAAAAAGGGGCATTTAAGAAGATTCTTTTTATTCCAACGGGAGCATTAATGTCCCCGGTAAGTTTTAATGAAGGAAATAGCGTGCCGGGAATAGCTCACTGCGTGGTGATTGAAAAGAATTAATGATTGCAATTAAAGAAAGGAATTTAAGATGATTTTTTTAAAAGCGTTTATTGTTGGGGGAATAATCTGTGCTCTTGTTCAAATTGTAATAGACAAGACCAAGGTAACGCCTGCAAGAATTATGGTAAGTCTTGTTTGCATTGGGGTTGTTCTTGGTGCGATTGGAATTTATGAGCCTTTGACTAAGTGGGCAGGTTGTGGCGCAACAGTGCCTTTACTTGGCTTTGGCAACAATCTTTGGAAGGGAATGAAAGAAGCCATAGATGAGTCAGGTTTTTTGGGATTGTTTAAAGGTGGTTTTACGGCAAGTGCCGTGGGAATTTCAGGAGCTTTAATATTCGGATATTTGTCTGCACTAATTTTTAAATCAAAAATGAAATAGTCAAAATTAACTATGTTTTAAAAATTCAGCCCGAACTTAATATAATTAAGTAAAAACAGCTTTATCATTACAAAATTAAGAATAACACTATTAAAGGTTGATAAAATTAAGAAGATACTATATAATTTCTTTAGTGTATTAAAGTGTTAGTGCACTTGTTTAAGTGCGGCCTTTTTAGGAGAAATATAGAGGTTCGCGCAAGTTGTGATTAAGAAAAATATATTTAAGGAGGGCTACAAAATGTCATATGTAGACGAAGTATTAGCAAAAGTAAAAGAAAAGAATGCTAATGAACCAGAATTTTTACAGGCAGTTGAAGAAGTATTAAATTCACTTAGACCTGTAATCGATGCAAACGAGGACAAGTATAGAAGAGAAGCTTTACTTGAAAGAATCTGCGAACCTGAAAGACAGTTCAAGTTCAGAGTTCCTTGGGTAGATGATAAGGGACAGGTACAGGTTAACACAGGTTATAGAGTACAGTTTAACTCAGCTATCGGACCATACAAGGGTGGTTTAAGACTTCACCCATCAGTAAATATTGGTATTATTAAATTCTTAGGTTTTGAACAGATCTTCAAGAACTCACTTACAGGCCTTCCAATCGGTGGTGGTAAAGGTGGTTCTGATTTCGATCCTAAGGGTAAATCAGATAGAGAAGTTATGGCTTTCTGCCAGAGCTTTATGACAGAACTTTGTAAATATATCGGTGCTGACACTGACGTACCAGCCGGTGACATCGGAACAGGCGCTAGAGAAATCGGATATATGTTTGGACAGTATAAGAGAATCCGTGGATTATATGAAGGTGTTCTTACAGGTAAGGGACTTACATACGGTGGTTCTTTAGCTAGAACAGAAGCTACAGGTTACGGATTACTTTACTTAACACAGGAATTAATGAAAGACCATGGCGAAAGCATGGAAGGCAAGACAGTAGTTGTTTCAGGTGCCGGTAACGTTGCTATCTACGCTATTCAGAAAGCTCATCAGATGGGTGCTAAGGTTGTTACATGTTCAGATTCAACAGGTTGGATTTATGATCCTGAAGGAATCGATGTTGACCTTCTTAAAGAAGTTAAGGAAGTTAAGAGAGCTAGACTTACAGAATATGCTGCTGCAAGACCTTCAGCTGAATATCATGAAGGACGTGGAGTATGGCAGATTAAATGTGATATCGCTCTTCCATGTGCTACACAGAACGAATTACTTATCGATGATGCTAAGCAGTTAGTAGCTAACGGATGTAAAGCTGTTTGTGAAGGTGCTAACATGCCTACAACAATTGATGCAACAGAATACTTACAGGAAAACGGCGTATGGTTCGTTGGTGGTAAGGCTGCTAACGCAGGTGGTGTTGCTACATCAGCTCTTGAAATGTCACAGAACAGCGAAAGACTTTCATGGACATTCGAAGAAGTTGACGCTAAATTACAGACAATCATGGTTAACATTTACCGTAACATCAGCGATGCTGCTAAGAGATACGGATTTGAAGGTAACTACGTAGTAGGTGCTAACATTGCCGGATTTGAAAAAGTAGCAGAAGCTATGGAAGCTCAGGGTGTTTGCTAATTATAGTTATAGTTAATAATTAATATATAAAGGTGTATCTCACTATGGGATACACCTTTTGTGATATATGGAATATAAATTCTAAATAGGGGGAAAATATATAGGTAGTCTTGTGAAAAATGTTAATATTGTTTATAATAAGTCAGAGATTGGAAAACTATCACAATATTATTTAATAATTATTTTATGGAGAATAGAATGGACGAGAATTTAAAGAAGGAAATAGAAAACAGACGAACATTTGCGATTATTTCACATCCCGATGCAGGAAAGACTACTTTAACAGAAAAGTTTTTACTCTATGGAGGTGCTATTAATACAGCAGGTTCAGTAAAGGGAAAGGCCAATTCTAAGTATGCAGTGTCTGACTGGATGGGAATTGAAAAAGAAAGAGGCATTTCAGTTACATCTTCAGCACTTCAGTTTAACTATGAAGGATATTGCATTAATATTTTGGATACTCCTGGACATCAGGACTTCTCAGAAGATACTTATAGAACGTTAATGGCTGCAGATTCAGCAGTAATGGTTATTGATGCTTCAAAGGGTGTTGAGGCACAGACAATTAAGCTTTTTAAGGTTTGTGTTATGAGACATATTCCTATTTTTACTTTTATTAATAAGATGGACTTGGAAGCAAGAGATCCATATGAACTTCTTGAAGAAATTGAAAATGTTCTTGGAATTAAAACATGTCCTATTAACTGGCCAATTGGTTCAGGTAAAAGATTTAAAGGTGTGTATGACAGAGATACTAAGAAGATTTCAATGTTTAAGGCAGTTTCAGTTGGTGGTTCAAAAAGTGCTGCGGAAACAACATATGAGTTGGACAACGAAAACTTTAAGGCAGAAATAGGTGATGAATTGTATGATCAGCTTGTAGATGACACTGAACTTCTTGACGGAGCAAGCGAACCATTTGATCAGGAATTGGTTGATAAAGGTGAATTGTCACCGGTATTTTTCGGCTCAGCGTTAACAACTTTCGGTATAGAAACATTTTTGGAACATTTCTTAAGAATGACAGAATCACCACTTCCAAGGATGTCAGATCAGGGATTAATTGATCCTATTGAAGAACCATTTTCAGGATTTGTATTTAAGATTCAGGCTAATATGAACAAGGCACATCACGATAGAATTGCTTTCCTTAGAGTTTGTTCAGGAAAGTTTGATGCATCTAAGGATGTGTATCACGTACAAAGTGGTAAGAAAATGAAACTTTCAAGACCTCAGCAAATTATGGCTCAGGACAGAAAGGTAATTGATGAAGCTTATGCGGGAGACGTAATCGGTGTATTTGATCCGGGTATTTTTTCAATAGGTGATACAATCTGTACACCGGGCAAAAAATTTGTTTATGAAGGAATCCCAACTTTTGCACCTGAACATTTCTGCAGACTTGTGGCACTTGATTCAATGAAACGTAAACAGTTTATGAAAGGTGTTACACAGATTGCCCAGGAAGGTGCAATTCAGATTTTCCAGGATTACAATCTTGAAATGTCAGAAATTATTGTAGGTGTTGTAGGTACACTTCAGTTTGACGTTTTGAAGTATAGAATGGAAAACGAATATGGCTGTGATGTGAGATTGGAGCCATTGCCTTATGGACACATCAGATGGGTAAAAGATACAACAATAGATTTAAATAATGTTAAATGTCCAAGCGATGCCAAGAGAGTAAAGGATATGAAGGGCAATCCATTAGTATTATTTACAAACCAGTGGTCAATTAAACTTCTTTTGGAAAGAAATGAAGGCATTGAATTTGAAGAATTTAGCAGAAACTAATTTTGTACAAGATTAAATATAGAAGGGAATGAGTTATCATGGAAAGAAAGAATGCATGGAATACTTATGGTAAGAGAGAAATAAGTGAGTTGGAAGAATTAAATTCTAACTATATTGATTTCCTGTCAGACTGTAAAACAGAAAGAGAATGTGTTAAGGAAACTGTAAGACAGGCAAGGGAGAAAGGCTACAAGTCTTTAGAAGAAGTAATTGAAAAGGGCCAGCCTTTAAAACAGGGGGACAAAGTTTATGCTGTTTGTATGAATAAGACAGTAGCACTTTTTAACATTGGAAAGATTCCAATGGAACAGGGAATGAATATTTTGGGAGCACATATTGATTCACCTAGAATGGACATTAAGCAGAATCCACTATATGAAAGCAACAATATGGCATACCTTGATACACATTACTATGGCGGAATTAAGAAGTATCAGTGGGTTACACTTCCACTTGCAATTCATGGCGTTGTAGTTAAGAAAGACGGAACAAAGGTTGAAGTTAACATTGGTGAAAAAGATACCGACCCTGTATTTTGTGTAACCGACCTTTTAATTCATCTTGCAGGACAGCAGATGGAAAAGAATGCAGCTAAAGTTATTGAAGGCGAAAACCTTGATATTCTTGTTGGAAGCATTCCACTTGAAGACAAAGAAAAAGATGCTGTAAAAGAAGGAATTATAGGTATTTTAAAAAACACCTATGAAATGGAAGAAGAAGATTTTATGTCAGCAGAATTAGAAGTGGTTCCGGCAGGAAGAGCAAGAGAAATGGGATTTGACAGAAGCATGATTATGGCATATGGTCAGGATGACAAAGTATGTGCATATACATCATTGGCTGCAATGCTTGAAATGGATAAACTTGACAAGACTGCATGTTGTTTATTAGTAGACAAAGAAGAAATCGGTAGCGTAGGTGCTACAGGTATGCAGTCAAAATTCTTTGAAAATACAGTTGCAGAATTATTAAACCTTAATGGCGATTATAACGAACTTAAACTTAAGAGATGTTTAGCACATTCAAGAATGTTATCATCAGATGTTAACGCAGCTTTTGATCCATTATATTCTGATGTGTTCAAAAATAATAGCTCATCATTCCTAGGTTCAGGCGTTGTATTTAACAAGTTTACAGGTTCAAGAGGAAAGTCAGGTTCAAATGATGCTAATGCTGAATATCTTGCAGTATTAAGAAATATAATGGATAATCATAACGTACATTTTCAAATGTCAGAGCTTGGAAAAGTTGACGCAGGTGGTGGCGGAACAATCGCTTATATTATGTCACTTTATGGCATGGAAGTAATTGATTGTGGCGTTGCAGTATTAAACATGCACGCACCTTGGGAAGTAACAAGCAAGGCTGATATTTATGAAACATACAAGTGCTATAAAGCTTTCCTAAAGAATGCATAATTAAGGAATAAGATTACAAATTAATCCTTCGGAGAGAATATTAGTGAA containing:
- a CDS encoding xanthine phosphoribosyltransferase, whose product is MNFLEERIQKDGIVKEGNVLKVDSFLNHQMDISLFEKMGEEFKRRFANAPINKILTIEASGIGIACIVAKYFDAPVVFAKKSKSINIDGEMYVAEVESFTHKCKNQVIVSKKFLGPDDHVLIIDDFLANGCALQGLISIVSNAGGTVEGIGIAIEKGFQSGGRTIRNLGYHLESLAIVDSMDAENGTITFREQ
- a CDS encoding sodium/proline symporter, producing MTTSEIGILIAIIVYMVGVVGIGVYFAKKNSTTNDFYLGGRKLGPLVTAMSAEASDMSSWLLMGLPGVAYVTGVCDAFWTAAGLAVGTYVNWLIVAKRLRTYSDVCSAITIPDFFANRYRDPKMLKCVSAIIIIIFFVPYTASGFAACGKLFNSLFGVDYLTAMIISAIVIVAYTTLGGFLAASTSDFIQSIIMSIALVIVLSYGIISVGGFDGVVAHVGDLKGFLSITSTHDGATNTATPYSVLSIASTLAWGLGYFGMPHILLRFMAIEDTKKLKLSRRVASVWVVISMSVAVSIGIIGYAMSAEGVIPNLKDSETIIVQIAHVLSTHGIIFAIIAGVILAGILASTMSTSDSQLLAASSSVSENLLEGVLNLNLSAGVKIVVARGSVIIISIIAMFLASNPNSSVFQIVSFAWAGFGATFGPVMLFALFWKRSNKYGAISGMVAGGIMVFVWKFLVRPMGGVLGIYELLPAFIVASIFIVIVSLLTPAPEKEIVDEFESIKNY
- the spoVAD gene encoding stage V sporulation protein AD, with the translated sequence MGRMIGSSSISFDKPPFIIEGASIVGQKEGDGPLGKLFDVVEQDPMLGQETWEEAESLLQKEAIQKLLFKAGMSKEEIRYIFGGDLLGQLIATTFGILEFEVPFFGLYGACSTMGEALSLGAVMVEAGNADNVIAMASSHFASAERQFRFPLAYGNQRPYAATWTVTGCGAVIISTKKGFAKITGITTGKIVDFGVKDAQNMGACMAPAAADVIYQHFKDFNSTPADYDKIITGDLGLIGKSILFELLKEKGYDISAVHMDCGVEMFDASEQDTHAGGSGCGCSATVLAGYVFKQLKKGAFKKILFIPTGALMSPVSFNEGNSVPGIAHCVVIEKN
- the spoVAE gene encoding stage V sporulation protein AE, giving the protein MIFLKAFIVGGIICALVQIVIDKTKVTPARIMVSLVCIGVVLGAIGIYEPLTKWAGCGATVPLLGFGNNLWKGMKEAIDESGFLGLFKGGFTASAVGISGALIFGYLSALIFKSKMK
- the gdhA gene encoding NADP-specific glutamate dehydrogenase, encoding MSYVDEVLAKVKEKNANEPEFLQAVEEVLNSLRPVIDANEDKYRREALLERICEPERQFKFRVPWVDDKGQVQVNTGYRVQFNSAIGPYKGGLRLHPSVNIGIIKFLGFEQIFKNSLTGLPIGGGKGGSDFDPKGKSDREVMAFCQSFMTELCKYIGADTDVPAGDIGTGAREIGYMFGQYKRIRGLYEGVLTGKGLTYGGSLARTEATGYGLLYLTQELMKDHGESMEGKTVVVSGAGNVAIYAIQKAHQMGAKVVTCSDSTGWIYDPEGIDVDLLKEVKEVKRARLTEYAAARPSAEYHEGRGVWQIKCDIALPCATQNELLIDDAKQLVANGCKAVCEGANMPTTIDATEYLQENGVWFVGGKAANAGGVATSALEMSQNSERLSWTFEEVDAKLQTIMVNIYRNISDAAKRYGFEGNYVVGANIAGFEKVAEAMEAQGVC
- a CDS encoding aminopeptidase; this encodes MERKNAWNTYGKREISELEELNSNYIDFLSDCKTERECVKETVRQAREKGYKSLEEVIEKGQPLKQGDKVYAVCMNKTVALFNIGKIPMEQGMNILGAHIDSPRMDIKQNPLYESNNMAYLDTHYYGGIKKYQWVTLPLAIHGVVVKKDGTKVEVNIGEKDTDPVFCVTDLLIHLAGQQMEKNAAKVIEGENLDILVGSIPLEDKEKDAVKEGIIGILKNTYEMEEEDFMSAELEVVPAGRAREMGFDRSMIMAYGQDDKVCAYTSLAAMLEMDKLDKTACCLLVDKEEIGSVGATGMQSKFFENTVAELLNLNGDYNELKLKRCLAHSRMLSSDVNAAFDPLYSDVFKNNSSSFLGSGVVFNKFTGSRGKSGSNDANAEYLAVLRNIMDNHNVHFQMSELGKVDAGGGGTIAYIMSLYGMEVIDCGVAVLNMHAPWEVTSKADIYETYKCYKAFLKNA